A genomic region of Candidatus Aquicultor sp. contains the following coding sequences:
- the rny gene encoding ribonuclease Y has product MSSIIYVIVAIVAAGIGYAAGYIIRRMSAESKIASAEEAAKSIISEAKKEAETRKKEALLNAKDEIHSLRSEAEREMRERRNEAQRMERRLGQKEESLDNRGNNLDKRERGIADREKEVSRVENELSEIYDRELKLLEQIAGLTAEEARQLLLKRVEDETRHEVAMMIRDIELKAKDEADKKARNVISLAIQRCAADHVAETTVSVVPLPSDEMKGRIIGREGRNIRAFENLTGINLIIDDTPEAVILSSFDPVRREIARLTLERLIVDGRIHPARIEQMYEKAKEEVEAHIREVGEQATFDTDIHGLHPELVRVLGRLKYRTSYGQNVLQHSVEVAHLAGMMAAELGADIKLARRAGLLHDIGKAIDHEVEGPHAVIGAELAKRLHEHAKVVHAVEAHHGDAEPNTVEAVLVQAADAISGARPGARRETLESYVKRLENLERIAESYQGVEKCYAMQAGRELRIMVKPEDIDDPAAAMLARNIAKQIEAELEYPGQIKVIVIREHRAVEYAK; this is encoded by the coding sequence ATGTCATCGATTATATACGTCATCGTAGCCATCGTAGCGGCAGGTATAGGTTACGCCGCAGGCTACATTATTCGCAGGATGTCCGCAGAATCGAAAATTGCCTCCGCCGAAGAAGCTGCAAAAAGCATCATATCTGAAGCAAAAAAAGAAGCGGAAACCAGAAAAAAAGAAGCTCTACTTAATGCTAAGGATGAAATTCACTCACTGCGCTCAGAAGCTGAGCGTGAGATGCGTGAACGGCGGAATGAAGCTCAACGCATGGAACGGCGCTTAGGCCAAAAAGAGGAATCGCTCGATAATAGAGGGAACAACCTCGACAAAAGGGAGCGCGGTATAGCCGACCGTGAGAAGGAAGTCTCACGCGTCGAGAACGAGCTCTCAGAGATCTATGACCGCGAGTTAAAGCTCCTCGAGCAAATCGCGGGGCTTACCGCAGAGGAGGCTCGCCAGCTGCTCTTGAAGAGGGTAGAGGATGAGACCCGTCATGAGGTCGCGATGATGATTCGCGACATCGAGCTTAAAGCAAAAGACGAAGCAGACAAGAAAGCCCGCAACGTTATCTCGCTGGCAATCCAGCGCTGTGCGGCCGACCACGTCGCCGAAACCACGGTTTCGGTTGTGCCGCTTCCATCTGATGAGATGAAGGGCAGAATTATCGGTAGGGAAGGCCGCAACATCAGGGCTTTTGAGAATCTCACCGGTATCAATTTGATTATCGACGATACACCGGAGGCCGTTATTCTTTCGAGTTTCGATCCGGTACGGCGAGAAATCGCACGGCTTACACTCGAGCGCCTGATCGTCGACGGCCGTATCCACCCGGCGCGCATCGAGCAGATGTACGAGAAAGCAAAGGAAGAAGTGGAGGCTCACATCCGCGAGGTTGGCGAGCAGGCCACGTTCGATACCGACATCCACGGGCTCCATCCGGAGCTAGTCAGAGTGCTCGGCCGCCTCAAGTATCGCACCAGTTACGGCCAGAACGTGCTCCAGCACTCCGTTGAGGTCGCACACCTCGCCGGCATGATGGCCGCGGAACTTGGCGCAGATATTAAGCTGGCGCGCAGGGCAGGTCTCTTGCACGACATCGGCAAGGCAATCGACCATGAGGTTGAAGGCCCGCACGCCGTAATCGGCGCAGAGCTGGCAAAGCGGCTCCACGAGCACGCGAAGGTCGTTCACGCGGTCGAAGCACACCACGGCGATGCCGAACCAAACACGGTTGAGGCGGTACTCGTTCAGGCTGCCGACGCGATATCCGGCGCACGACCGGGTGCACGTCGTGAAACGCTTGAGAGCTATGTTAAACGCCTTGAAAACCTCGAGCGCATAGCCGAATCGTATCAAGGCGTTGAAAAGTGCTATGCAATGCAGGCAGGTCGCGAGCTGCGCATCATGGTCAAGCCGGAGGATATCGACGATCCGGCAGCGGCAATGCTTGCGCGTAACATAGCAAAGCAGATCGAAGCCGAACTCGAGTATCCGGGCCAGATTAAGGTAATTGTGATTCGCGAGCACAGAGCGGTCGAGTACGCAAAATAA
- a CDS encoding RecX family transcriptional regulator: MHDDINGDGNIKYDSVFGACDDQTHDENACNNSYTNGRIYTITALEPQEKRAWRTSIFIDGKFWRGYDTEIIAELGLYVGQKLARAELDAINHSLEKRRAINRAVLLLSYRGRSIHEVISRLVKAGFSPELADEAVNELKRLGYLDDDDFAQNWMKSRLGAKLYGPRRIKQELRQKGVADELITEKLEELSTPEDEYDRALKLAQSKLTSYRNLPADVVFRRLSQFLLRRGYSSSVAYDVSKTVLREQQDDNNDE, from the coding sequence ATGCATGATGATATAAACGGTGATGGTAACATAAAATACGATAGCGTTTTTGGCGCTTGCGATGACCAAACGCATGACGAGAACGCCTGCAATAATAGCTATACTAACGGTCGAATTTATACTATTACCGCGCTTGAACCACAAGAAAAACGTGCCTGGCGAACATCTATCTTTATCGATGGAAAGTTCTGGCGAGGCTATGATACGGAGATTATCGCTGAGCTCGGGCTCTATGTTGGTCAAAAGCTAGCAAGAGCCGAGCTTGATGCGATAAATCATTCGCTAGAGAAACGGCGTGCGATAAATCGCGCCGTTCTTCTTTTATCCTACCGCGGGCGAAGCATCCATGAGGTTATTAGCCGCCTTGTAAAGGCGGGTTTCTCGCCTGAATTAGCTGATGAAGCCGTCAATGAGCTAAAACGCCTTGGATACCTCGACGATGACGATTTTGCGCAAAACTGGATGAAAAGCCGCCTGGGCGCCAAATTATACGGGCCGCGCCGCATCAAGCAAGAACTGCGGCAAAAAGGCGTTGCCGATGAGCTCATTACGGAAAAGCTCGAAGAACTCTCCACGCCCGAGGACGAATACGACCGGGCGCTTAAGCTTGCACAATCGAAGCTTACCTCATACCGCAACCTGCCGGCCGATGTAGTGTTTCGCCGTCTCAGCCAGTTTCTTCTCAGGCGCGGTTACAGCTCCTCCGTCGCGTATGACGTATCCAAAACTGTTCTGCGTGAGCAGCAAGACGATAATAACGATGAATAA
- the recA gene encoding recombinase RecA: protein MDRDKVLELTKEQIDRKYGKGSLMRLGEHPARMDVSIIPTGALALDIALGLGGVPRGRVVEIYGPESSGKTTLALHIIAEVQKTGGVAAFIDAEHALDPVYAKRLGVDTEELLISQPDFGEQALEIADMLIHSGAIDVIVVDSVAALVPRAEIEGEMGDSHMGLQARLMSQALRKLSGTISKSQTTAIFINQLREKIGVMFGSPETTPGGRALKFYSSVRIDVRRIDSIKQGTDVVGNRVRAKVVKNKIAPPFKQAEFDIMFGYGISKEGSILDLAAENGIVQKSGSWYTYNEERLGQGREAAKQTLANNSELATVIETKVKEKLGIINPVEVAKEEATEKASEKKSGAKAELVES from the coding sequence ATGGATCGAGATAAAGTACTTGAATTAACAAAAGAACAAATAGACAGGAAGTACGGCAAGGGATCGTTAATGAGGCTTGGCGAGCACCCGGCACGGATGGATGTTTCAATCATCCCAACCGGCGCACTGGCGCTCGATATTGCGCTTGGGCTTGGCGGTGTACCGCGGGGTAGGGTCGTTGAGATCTACGGCCCCGAGTCATCGGGTAAAACCACCCTGGCGCTCCATATTATCGCCGAGGTTCAGAAAACCGGGGGTGTGGCGGCGTTTATTGATGCCGAGCATGCGCTCGATCCGGTATACGCCAAAAGGCTTGGCGTAGATACCGAAGAACTGCTCATATCCCAGCCGGATTTCGGTGAGCAGGCGTTAGAGATAGCCGATATGCTGATCCACTCCGGGGCAATCGACGTTATCGTCGTCGACTCCGTCGCAGCACTGGTGCCACGGGCGGAAATCGAAGGTGAAATGGGCGACTCACATATGGGCCTGCAAGCACGCTTGATGAGCCAAGCTCTCAGAAAGCTCTCCGGGACAATAAGTAAATCACAAACGACAGCGATCTTTATCAATCAGCTGCGCGAGAAAATCGGCGTTATGTTTGGTAGCCCTGAAACAACACCGGGTGGTAGAGCGCTTAAATTCTATTCATCGGTTCGTATCGACGTGCGCAGGATCGACTCGATCAAGCAGGGTACAGATGTGGTCGGTAACAGGGTTCGCGCAAAAGTCGTTAAGAATAAAATAGCTCCTCCGTTCAAGCAAGCCGAATTTGATATCATGTTTGGCTATGGTATCTCAAAAGAGGGGAGCATCCTCGATTTGGCGGCGGAGAACGGCATCGTGCAAAAGAGCGGTTCCTGGTACACCTACAACGAAGAACGTCTCGGGCAAGGGCGTGAGGCGGCAAAGCAAACACTCGCCAACAACAGCGAGCTGGCAACAGTGATCGAGACCAAGGTAAAAGAGAAGCTTGGGATTATTAACCCCGTGGAGGTAGCGAAGGAAGAGGCAACGGAAAAGGCTTCGGAGAAGAAATCGGGGGCGAAGGCCGAGCTCGTCGAGTCGTAA
- the thpR gene encoding RNA 2',3'-cyclic phosphodiesterase, with amino-acid sequence MGRGILSGKRVRVWRSTWYAGISLRPLYKRRRYILTARLFIGIELPVQIKRLLNDVSESLNSRVESAKWVPYENLHLTLKFLGETPDAKIDDVALSLRRAVAEYRKFYFSLGQLGAFPNQRKARVLWLGVTHGTPELVAISKSIDNELINLGYEKEKRGFSPHITLARIKIPSSVENAISAVDPNVCQGRIVNVNSITLFESRLMPSGAEYAPLEHFNLNP; translated from the coding sequence ATGGGTCGAGGGATATTGTCAGGCAAAAGAGTGCGAGTATGGCGCTCGACATGGTACGCAGGCATATCCTTAAGGCCATTATATAAACGGAGGAGATATATCCTGACAGCACGTCTTTTTATTGGCATAGAGCTCCCGGTTCAGATCAAACGTTTGCTTAATGATGTATCGGAATCACTAAACAGCCGCGTTGAAAGTGCAAAATGGGTGCCGTACGAAAACCTGCATCTGACCCTAAAATTCTTAGGTGAAACCCCTGATGCAAAAATCGATGATGTGGCGCTGTCGCTTAGGCGAGCCGTCGCTGAATACCGGAAGTTCTATTTCTCGCTCGGTCAACTTGGAGCATTCCCCAATCAGAGGAAAGCGCGCGTACTTTGGCTTGGCGTGACACACGGAACGCCTGAGCTTGTCGCGATAAGTAAATCCATAGATAACGAGTTGATTAATTTGGGCTATGAGAAAGAGAAGAGGGGGTTCTCGCCTCATATAACGCTCGCCCGCATCAAAATACCGTCATCCGTTGAAAATGCGATTTCTGCGGTTGACCCTAATGTTTGCCAGGGTCGTATCGTTAACGTTAACAGCATCACGCTCTTTGAAAGCCGGCTTATGCCGTCCGGGGCCGAGTACGCGCCGCTTGAACATTTTAACCTTAACCCGTAG
- a CDS encoding competence/damage-inducible protein A — protein MQYHIITVGSELTLGLSINTNAPFIARRLGEEGFSCAQQKSVPDDRTLIADAINDSLADVDAVILTGGLGPTSDDITREAICDAIGCELEFKLELETLIKDRFGERSAGLPEVTFRQAYLPAGAEPIIPTIGSAPGIIFEHNSKLIMALPGVPREMEDMIERAVIPTLSRHFRGQAYYKVLILKTSATSEGTLQETINDIINALPNVTVGIIASPGEIQLQLVAHANDKQTAEANAHAAERRFRERLGEQVFAVDGETLESIVGDLLQRNNLTIAVAESCTGGLISKRITDIPGSSNYFLGGIVSYSNEAKEALVGVSDDTLCEYGAVSEETALAMAQGARKRFGADIGVSVTGIAGPGGEAPGKPVGLVYIGLSDMGINYSSRFVFYGSRDIVRQKSASMALDMVRRHILKAII, from the coding sequence ATGCAATACCACATTATCACGGTAGGCTCGGAACTAACGCTTGGCCTATCGATAAATACTAATGCGCCGTTTATAGCACGACGGCTCGGCGAGGAAGGCTTCTCATGCGCGCAGCAGAAAAGCGTTCCGGATGACCGCACCCTTATCGCCGATGCGATTAATGATTCGCTAGCCGACGTCGATGCGGTTATTTTAACCGGCGGCCTCGGCCCAACCTCGGATGATATAACACGCGAAGCGATTTGTGATGCAATAGGGTGCGAGCTAGAATTTAAACTCGAGCTTGAAACGCTGATAAAAGATCGCTTTGGAGAGCGCTCTGCCGGTCTGCCGGAGGTCACGTTTCGACAGGCCTACCTACCGGCCGGCGCCGAGCCGATCATACCGACCATCGGAAGCGCCCCCGGCATCATCTTTGAACATAATTCAAAGCTCATCATGGCGCTGCCGGGTGTTCCCAGAGAAATGGAAGATATGATCGAGCGGGCGGTAATCCCCACACTAAGCCGGCATTTTAGAGGGCAAGCGTATTATAAGGTCTTGATTCTTAAGACCTCGGCAACCAGCGAAGGCACACTTCAAGAAACGATCAATGATATCATCAACGCTCTACCTAACGTGACGGTCGGCATAATAGCTTCACCGGGAGAAATCCAATTGCAGCTGGTCGCACATGCGAATGATAAGCAAACCGCCGAAGCAAACGCGCACGCGGCCGAACGGCGATTCCGTGAGCGGCTTGGTGAACAGGTTTTCGCGGTAGACGGCGAAACACTTGAGAGTATAGTTGGCGACCTGTTACAGCGAAACAACCTGACCATTGCGGTCGCGGAATCCTGTACCGGAGGTTTAATTTCAAAGAGAATAACCGATATACCTGGAAGTTCCAATTATTTCCTAGGGGGCATCGTATCCTATAGTAACGAAGCAAAGGAAGCGCTCGTTGGCGTATCCGATGACACGCTGTGCGAGTATGGCGCCGTCAGCGAAGAAACAGCGCTTGCCATGGCACAAGGAGCCCGCAAGCGTTTCGGCGCCGACATTGGGGTCTCCGTCACCGGTATCGCGGGCCCCGGCGGCGAGGCACCTGGTAAACCTGTGGGCTTGGTGTATATCGGTCTCTCGGATATGGGTATAAACTACAGTAGTAGGTTCGTATTTTATGGGTCGAGGGATATTGTCAGGCAAAAGAGTGCGAGTATGGCGCTCGACATGGTACGCAGGCATATCCTTAAGGCCATTATATAA
- the pgsA gene encoding CDP-diacylglycerol--glycerol-3-phosphate 3-phosphatidyltransferase, with product MGLANKITIARVLFVPVFMAFLLSGLQPLGSYIAAAIFLIAALTDTVDGYIARAQSQVTVFGQLMDPLADKLLVSAALISLVQIKQLSAWVAVIIIAREFAVSGLRVIAMSEHKVIAASIWGKIKTISQIVSIIVIILNMPYTLLGKSLGWFLMAIALILTILSGIDYFIKARDVLVKPTQ from the coding sequence GTGGGGTTAGCAAATAAAATTACGATTGCACGCGTACTCTTTGTACCTGTGTTTATGGCGTTTCTTCTATCCGGCTTACAACCGCTCGGTTCATATATTGCGGCTGCGATCTTTCTTATAGCGGCTTTAACCGATACGGTTGACGGTTATATCGCTCGCGCCCAATCGCAAGTTACGGTTTTCGGCCAACTCATGGACCCGCTTGCCGACAAACTGCTGGTATCGGCAGCACTTATATCGCTCGTGCAAATCAAACAGCTGTCGGCATGGGTCGCCGTTATCATCATAGCGCGAGAATTCGCAGTGTCGGGTTTGCGGGTGATAGCGATGTCGGAACATAAAGTCATCGCCGCCAGCATATGGGGCAAGATAAAAACGATCTCCCAGATCGTCTCAATTATTGTTATAATACTAAATATGCCGTATACTTTGTTGGGGAAATCCCTGGGCTGGTTTCTTATGGCCATCGCCCTCATCCTGACGATTTTATCCGGGATCGATTACTTCATTAAAGCCAGAGACGTGCTCGTAAAACCAACCCAGTAA